The Candidatus Saccharimonadales bacterium DNA segment TATCTTGGATCCATTGCCATGCTAGTTTGCGTCCGTCGCGGTTACGAATAAGCCAGACAAACCAACGAGCAACATCTTGGTGACGGACAATATCCTCGTCTTTTATTAGCCCAAGAAGCTGCACGATCTTTAGTGGATTCTTGGTTGAGGTCAACCCAAGTACGATGTCTTGTTTAAGGTCAACCGAAGATGTCTTTTTATATTCCTCTAAAAGCGTGTCAATGATGTTCTCGTCGTTGCCGTGACGAACCACAGCGCCAATAATAAGTGAACGAAGTTCAGCATCAAGCTGGTCAAGCGGGGTATTTTGGTATAGTTTGATAGCTGTTTGAATCGTGTCGGCATCTTCACCATAAAGCATCGTCCCAATGATAGTGGCGCGCATTTTGGTGTCACTTTCAGGCTCACCTTCTTTTTCTGTCCAGCCCAGACGAGCATATTGATTGCGTGCGAGGTCGGCTGCGAATCTCCGTAGTTTCTTTTCGCTTTGGTCGTCATTTTCGACGAATTTTTTAAGCTCACCGGTAGCAAGGGAAATAATATCCCACACTGCTTCAGTGTCTTCATTTCGGTACGCATCAAGAAGCAAGATTAGTTCTGCGCTGCTTACTTCACCTCCGCGTGCGAGTAATGTCTGTTCGTTCAGTAGCTGTAGCCTATCGACGGGTGTCATAGTTCCTTCTTTAATATCTGCTACAAGACGAGCAAGTGACGTGTCGTCGTAGTGCGTAATAAAGTGAGCAGAATTACCTCCGTTAAAGCGCACAGATGCTGGCTGTCGCAGGGTAATGGTTGTCTCTTGAGCTTCCAATAGCTCTGGCATTTCATTTGATGATGCATTAAGGGGGATAGGCCAAAGTTTATCAGAGGGTACGTGAGGCCCTACGAAGAATTGTTTTTGAGCTAGGTGTACTTGCCCGTCTTTATTGGTAACGTTAAGGACAGGATACCCCGACTGGGAAATCCAGGTATTCATGAAAGCTGTAATATCTTTACCGCTGGCCTTGCCTAACGCACTCCAAAGGTCGTTACCCTCGGTGTTGCCATAGGCGTGCTTGGCAAAGTAAGCTTTTAGGCCTGTTTGAAAGGCTTCGTGACCAATATACTGCTGAAGCATGCGAAGAAGCCGGGCGCCCTTGGCATACACGATTGCACCATCAAACAATGTACTAATTTCATCCGGGTGGTTGACATCAACCTGCACGGCTTGAACGCCGTCAATGCTATCGCGGCGAAGCGACATGATGCTTTCCATCGTTGCAAAATCCAACCAGACATTCCAGCTTGGTTCGAGCGCATCTACGGCAATGTATTCCATTAAAGTTGCAAAACTCTCGTTTAACCATAGGTTGTTCCACCACTTCATAGTGACAAGGTTGCCAAACCACTGGTGAGATAGTTCGTGTGCGATGACTGTGGCTATGTAATGTTTGCTGCTGACACTGGTTGTTTTGGGATCAGCTAGAAGGGCAATTTCCCTGTATGTAATTAGTCCCCAGTTTTCCATTGCGCCGCTACTAAAATCAGGAAGAGCCACATGGTCGGATTTTGGCAAAGGATACGGCGTATCGAAATACTCGTCAAAGAAATCAATTGTTCGGGTGGCAATATCTAGGGCGAAATCAAGGCTTTCAGGTGGTTGAGCTGGAGTAGCCCAGATATTTACTTCGACGCCACTTTTCGTCGAGGCAGTCTTTCTGTGCATCTCGCCAGTAACCCAGGCAAGTAAGTACGTACTCATTTTTGGTGTGGTTTCGAAACTCGTGACTAATTTTTCGTTTTCAATATTCTGCACTTTCACCGGCATATTGCCTAGAACAGTAACATTGTCTTCGGTGGTCAGAGTCACATCAAACGTTGCTTTAGCTGCTGGTTCGTCAATACAGGGAAAGACTTCACGCGCATGGTGACTTTCGAATTGAGTTGCAAGAAGTTCTTTTTTAACACCGTCGTGTTCAAAATAGCATGGGTAAAGTCCGTGCATTGCGTCAGTAATCGTACCGTTAAAAGCAATGACGACGATGTGTTTACCCTCTGCGATGTCTGGATGGGTAATGACAAGCTCATCATTATCTGCTTGTTTGAATTCTGCTTCTTTGCCGTCAAAAGTCACGGATTGAATCACTAGATCTTTGGCGTGAACGCTGATCTTATCAGCAGCGAGCACTGAAGCACCTTCAAGGGTGACGATGCCGTCAAATGTCCGTGCTTGCCGCTCTAGATTAAGTGAAAGTTGATAATGTTCGGGAACGAATTGGTCTACGAGTCGAGATACTGTCTGCATACATCTATTGTAACAAGTATAATGAGATCATGAAACGCGCTTACAAGATTAGGAGGTCAATCGCAGCTATTGTCGCGCTTGCAATTGCGGTCACTGTATTACTGACGCACCCCGACTTGTACCAACCAGCTACGACGCCCGCTACTCCTGAAATATCAAAGGCTACTGGAGAGGCAATGACTATCCTCGACCAATTAGAAGTTAAGGGCCGTGCTCCAAAAACAAACTATAGCCGCGACCAGTTTGGCGATGGATGGGAGTCAAAGCAGGGATGTGATACGCGCAACATCATTTTGCACCGCGACCTGGTGAACACTGCAACCAATACTGAGTGTAAAATAGTGAGCGGACTATTGCACGACCCGTATACAGGTAAAGACATACCGTTTGTAAGGGGCGATACAACGAGTGATGATGTTCAGATTGATCATGTCGTGGCGCTTAGTGATGCTTGGCAGACAGGTGCGCAACAATTATCCCCACAAGAACGTGTGAATTTTGCGAATGACCCGCTCGAGCTTTTAGCTGTTGACGGTCGAGCTAATCAACAAAAATCTGACGGTGATGCAGCAACGTGGCTGCCGTCAAATAAAGCCTTTCGA contains these protein-coding regions:
- a CDS encoding M1 family metallopeptidase; the encoded protein is MQTVSRLVDQFVPEHYQLSLNLERQARTFDGIVTLEGASVLAADKISVHAKDLVIQSVTFDGKEAEFKQADNDELVITHPDIAEGKHIVVIAFNGTITDAMHGLYPCYFEHDGVKKELLATQFESHHAREVFPCIDEPAAKATFDVTLTTEDNVTVLGNMPVKVQNIENEKLVTSFETTPKMSTYLLAWVTGEMHRKTASTKSGVEVNIWATPAQPPESLDFALDIATRTIDFFDEYFDTPYPLPKSDHVALPDFSSGAMENWGLITYREIALLADPKTTSVSSKHYIATVIAHELSHQWFGNLVTMKWWNNLWLNESFATLMEYIAVDALEPSWNVWLDFATMESIMSLRRDSIDGVQAVQVDVNHPDEISTLFDGAIVYAKGARLLRMLQQYIGHEAFQTGLKAYFAKHAYGNTEGNDLWSALGKASGKDITAFMNTWISQSGYPVLNVTNKDGQVHLAQKQFFVGPHVPSDKLWPIPLNASSNEMPELLEAQETTITLRQPASVRFNGGNSAHFITHYDDTSLARLVADIKEGTMTPVDRLQLLNEQTLLARGGEVSSAELILLLDAYRNEDTEAVWDIISLATGELKKFVENDDQSEKKLRRFAADLARNQYARLGWTEKEGEPESDTKMRATIIGTMLYGEDADTIQTAIKLYQNTPLDQLDAELRSLIIGAVVRHGNDENIIDTLLEEYKKTSSVDLKQDIVLGLTSTKNPLKIVQLLGLIKDEDIVRHQDVARWFVWLIRNRDGRKLAWQWIQDNWSWIKQTFGGDKSYDDFPRYAATSLVTNEQLEQYRTFFTPMLNEPALTRVITMGISEIEGRVELIERDAAAVRAALAKL
- a CDS encoding HNH endonuclease family protein; this translates as MKRAYKIRRSIAAIVALAIAVTVLLTHPDLYQPATTPATPEISKATGEAMTILDQLEVKGRAPKTNYSRDQFGDGWESKQGCDTRNIILHRDLVNTATNTECKIVSGLLHDPYTGKDIPFVRGDTTSDDVQIDHVVALSDAWQTGAQQLSPQERVNFANDPLELLAVDGRANQQKSDGDAATWLPSNKAFRCQYVARQIAIKKNYRLWVKQAEKDAMIYVLATCPGQLLPTS